One Hyphomicrobium album genomic window carries:
- a CDS encoding DUF883 family protein yields MQFSSSNRAPDSTSGTRSAAADVGDNVQALRDDISSLADSVKRLAAEQIGTSVEDVQDKAKEKISDVEAAIRRNPSQAALIAAGVGFVFGLILSR; encoded by the coding sequence ATGCAATTCTCGTCGTCCAATCGTGCTCCCGATTCCACTTCCGGCACCCGCTCGGCTGCGGCCGACGTCGGAGACAACGTTCAGGCCCTGCGTGATGACATCTCCAGCCTGGCGGATTCCGTGAAGCGCCTCGCCGCCGAGCAGATCGGCACCAGCGTCGAGGACGTGCAAGACAAAGCCAAAGAGAAGATCAGCGACGTCGAAGCCGCCATCCGCCGCAACCCGAGCCAAGCTGCGCTCATTGCCGCCGGCGTCGGTTTCGTCTTCGGCCTCATTCTCTCGCGCTAG
- a CDS encoding DUF883 family protein, with translation MSQQYSPNRTGTGSSTASSVERQARDMANAAGEKISDTVDQAQALAQDQYDKLTANIRRNPLQAAGIAAGIGFVLALLARR, from the coding sequence ATGAGCCAGCAATACAGCCCCAACCGCACCGGCACCGGATCGTCGACCGCCAGCTCTGTTGAGCGTCAGGCGCGCGACATGGCCAACGCCGCGGGCGAAAAGATCAGCGATACCGTCGATCAAGCGCAAGCGCTCGCGCAAGACCAATACGACAAGCTCACCGCCAATATTCGCCGCAACCCGCTGCAGGCGGCAGGCATCGCCGCCGGCATCGGCTTCGTGCTCGCACTGCTTGCCAGACGCTAA
- a CDS encoding pirin family protein, which yields MSWTPTNDPLTGEAHACDGIEQVIVPRARDLGGFSVRRALPAAGRQMVGPFIFFDQMGPAEFLVGTGIDVRPHPHIGLATVTYLFDGEIMHRDSLGTAMAIKPGELNLMSAGNGIVHSERTAPQERAKGPRLYGIQAWAALPKSHEEAAPQFAHYDAAQLPRISGDGKTVRVVMGSMFGQSSPAEFPHPSFYAEAVLAPGAVLPLDADYDERAIFIVSGEIDIAGDSFAAGRLLVFKPGDRISVLATAQSRLILLGGEPMDGPRHIWWNFVSSSKDRIGAAKADWKAKRFASVPGDSDEFIPLPDDRP from the coding sequence ATGAGCTGGACACCCACCAACGATCCGCTGACCGGTGAGGCGCACGCCTGCGACGGCATCGAGCAGGTGATCGTCCCGCGCGCCCGCGACCTGGGCGGCTTTTCCGTGCGCCGCGCGCTTCCCGCCGCCGGGCGGCAGATGGTCGGGCCGTTTATTTTCTTCGACCAGATGGGGCCGGCCGAATTTCTCGTCGGCACCGGGATCGACGTGCGGCCGCACCCGCACATCGGGCTTGCTACCGTCACCTACCTGTTCGACGGCGAGATCATGCACCGCGACAGCCTCGGCACGGCGATGGCCATCAAGCCGGGCGAGTTGAATCTCATGTCGGCCGGCAACGGGATCGTTCACTCCGAACGCACCGCCCCGCAAGAGCGCGCCAAGGGTCCGCGGCTCTACGGCATCCAGGCGTGGGCCGCGTTGCCTAAGTCGCACGAGGAGGCGGCGCCGCAGTTTGCCCACTATGACGCGGCGCAACTGCCGCGCATCTCGGGCGACGGCAAGACCGTGCGCGTCGTCATGGGGTCGATGTTCGGGCAGAGCTCCCCCGCCGAATTCCCGCATCCGAGTTTCTACGCGGAGGCGGTGCTGGCCCCTGGCGCCGTGCTGCCGCTCGACGCCGACTACGACGAACGCGCGATCTTTATTGTCTCGGGCGAAATAGACATCGCTGGTGACAGTTTCGCGGCGGGGCGGCTCTTGGTCTTCAAGCCGGGCGACCGCATCTCGGTGCTCGCCACCGCACAGTCGCGGCTCATCCTGCTCGGGGGCGAGCCGATGGATGGCCCGCGTCACATCTGGTGGAATTTCGTCTCATCGTCGAAGGATCGTATTGGCGCCGCCAAGGCCGACTGGAAGGCGAAGCGCTTCGCCAGCGTGCCGGGCGACAGCGACGAGTTCATCCCGCTGCCCGACGATCGCCCTTAA
- a CDS encoding AI-2E family transporter, with amino-acid sequence MAAQRLATTGSVSGPTMPASVYEMTVIGFLIVIALYIGQVVLVPLALAVILAFVLAPPVRMLRRTGIGNTASVFVVVGIAFAIIFGVGTVITQQVGDLVEELPRYQATLRDKVKSLKDVTAGSGGAIQQASETLKQLQEELESPKTPAAAPQTMAPVAPERLSPATGERRPVPVEVRTPAPTAIDQLQGIIGVVLAPLATAGLVLLFVLFLLLQREDVRDRAIRLLGSNDLEKSTTAMDDAGKRLGRYFLTLTLINIGFGMFIALGLWLIGVPSPVLWGVLATLMRFVPFLGSFIAAACPLILAAAVDPGWSMFLMTLALYVVSEPIMGNVIEPVVQGQRTGLSPLAIVLSAAFWTLLWGPIGLLLAIPLTVVLVVLGHHVERLEFLNVLLGDKPPLSPAERFYQRMLAGDPAEAVEQAETFIKSEPLVDYYDDVVIEALRLAQADADRGTLEPERLIDIRNTADVVIDTLEDYDLTPKKVPKPQKSVIEEASEEDAELGPDVADTDADRRRKDTARRRAEEKEKDKEEEEEELALDLCTVGGGAIDPAWRNENAILCVASRTALDETAAMVFAQLVSKCGLSVKVVDVDHLRHGALSAEDVKGIRLICISALHVREKSAHARFLVRRLKRSAPNALLLGCFWKLDPEDSQDKIILDSIPVDARAHTLREAVTFTLKAASTPADEETTGHSRDAVVVRAAS; translated from the coding sequence ATGGCGGCTCAACGACTAGCTACGACCGGTTCGGTGAGCGGGCCGACGATGCCGGCCTCGGTTTACGAGATGACCGTCATCGGCTTTCTCATCGTCATCGCGCTATACATCGGGCAGGTCGTCTTGGTGCCGCTGGCGCTTGCGGTCATCCTGGCATTCGTCTTGGCGCCGCCGGTCCGCATGCTACGCCGTACCGGCATCGGCAACACCGCGTCGGTGTTCGTCGTCGTGGGCATCGCCTTCGCCATCATCTTCGGTGTCGGCACCGTCATCACGCAGCAGGTCGGCGATCTCGTCGAGGAGCTGCCGCGTTACCAGGCGACGCTGCGCGACAAGGTCAAGTCCCTGAAGGACGTTACTGCGGGTAGCGGCGGCGCCATCCAGCAGGCAAGCGAGACGCTCAAGCAGCTACAGGAGGAGCTGGAGTCGCCGAAGACTCCGGCGGCTGCCCCGCAGACGATGGCCCCGGTGGCGCCCGAGAGGCTGAGCCCAGCTACCGGGGAGCGGCGCCCAGTCCCGGTCGAAGTGCGCACCCCGGCTCCGACCGCGATTGACCAGCTGCAAGGCATCATCGGGGTCGTCCTGGCGCCATTGGCTACCGCAGGCCTCGTACTTTTGTTCGTACTCTTCCTGCTGCTCCAGCGCGAAGATGTGCGCGACCGCGCCATACGGCTTCTCGGATCGAACGACCTCGAGAAGTCGACCACCGCCATGGACGACGCCGGCAAACGGCTCGGCCGCTACTTCCTCACCCTTACCCTCATCAACATCGGCTTCGGCATGTTCATCGCCTTGGGCCTGTGGTTGATCGGCGTGCCGAGCCCGGTGCTGTGGGGCGTGCTGGCGACACTGATGCGGTTCGTGCCGTTCCTCGGCTCGTTCATCGCTGCCGCCTGTCCCCTCATTCTCGCCGCCGCCGTCGATCCGGGCTGGAGCATGTTCCTGATGACGCTGGCGCTCTACGTCGTCAGCGAGCCGATCATGGGCAACGTCATCGAGCCGGTCGTGCAGGGTCAGCGCACGGGCCTGTCGCCGCTCGCCATCGTGCTGTCGGCCGCCTTCTGGACGCTGCTGTGGGGACCGATCGGCCTCTTACTCGCTATCCCGCTGACCGTGGTTCTGGTGGTGCTCGGCCATCACGTCGAGCGTTTGGAGTTCCTCAACGTGCTGCTCGGCGACAAGCCGCCCCTGTCACCCGCCGAACGCTTTTACCAGCGCATGCTCGCCGGCGATCCCGCCGAGGCGGTCGAGCAGGCCGAGACGTTCATCAAGTCGGAGCCGCTGGTCGACTACTACGACGACGTCGTCATCGAGGCCCTGCGCCTCGCCCAGGCGGACGCCGACCGCGGCACGCTCGAACCCGAACGTCTCATCGACATCCGCAACACCGCCGACGTCGTCATCGATACGCTCGAGGACTACGACCTCACCCCAAAGAAGGTGCCCAAGCCCCAGAAGAGCGTCATCGAGGAAGCGAGCGAGGAAGACGCCGAGCTTGGGCCCGATGTCGCCGACACCGATGCCGACCGGCGGCGCAAGGACACGGCCCGCCGCCGCGCCGAGGAAAAGGAAAAAGACAAGGAAGAAGAGGAGGAGGAGCTGGCGCTCGACCTGTGCACCGTCGGAGGCGGGGCCATCGATCCCGCCTGGCGCAACGAGAATGCGATCCTCTGCGTCGCCAGCCGCACGGCGCTCGACGAGACGGCAGCGATGGTATTCGCGCAGCTCGTCAGCAAATGCGGCTTGAGCGTCAAGGTCGTTGACGTCGACCACCTGCGCCACGGCGCGCTGTCGGCCGAGGACGTCAAGGGCATCCGCCTCATCTGCATTTCGGCGTTGCACGTGCGCGAGAAGAGCGCCCACGCCCGCTTCCTCGTCCGCCGGCTGAAACGGTCCGCGCCCAACGCGCTGCTGCTCGGCTGCTTCTGGAAGCTCGATCCCGAGGACAGTCAGGACAAGATTATCCTCGACAGCATTCCCGTCGATGCCAGGGCGCACACGCTGCGCGAGGCCGTCACGTTCACTCTCAAGGCGGCGAGCACGCCGGCCGACGAGGAGACGACCGGCCATTCGCGTGACGCCGTCGTGGTGCGCGCGGCCTCCTGA
- the arsC gene encoding arsenate reductase (glutaredoxin) (This arsenate reductase requires both glutathione and glutaredoxin to convert arsenate to arsenite, after which the efflux transporter formed by ArsA and ArsB can extrude the arsenite from the cell, providing resistance.): protein MSITIYHNPKCGTSRNTLEMIRASGVEPKIIEYIKTPPSRDELLGLMKAMGFSSPRQLMRRKEPIYTELGLDDQVWSDDQLLDAILDQPKLIERPIVITPLGTRICRPSETVLEILETPPADAFTKEDGEVVPPRRR, encoded by the coding sequence ATGAGCATCACCATCTACCACAATCCGAAGTGCGGAACCTCGCGCAACACGCTGGAGATGATCCGGGCGAGCGGTGTCGAGCCGAAGATCATCGAGTACATCAAGACGCCGCCGAGCCGTGACGAGCTGCTCGGCCTGATGAAGGCGATGGGCTTCTCGTCGCCGAGGCAGCTGATGCGCCGCAAGGAGCCGATCTACACCGAGCTCGGCTTGGACGATCAGGTGTGGAGCGACGATCAGCTCCTCGACGCCATACTCGACCAGCCGAAGTTGATCGAGCGGCCGATCGTCATCACCCCGCTCGGGACACGCATCTGCCGGCCGTCCGAAACCGTGCTCGAGATTCTCGAGACGCCACCCGCCGACGCGTTCACGAAAGAGGACGGCGAGGTCGTCCCACCCCGCCGCCGCTGA
- a CDS encoding SDR family NAD(P)-dependent oxidoreductase, giving the protein MAGKLAGKVAIVTGVSHDGQVGQAVAKALAAEGASLAVCARTKDDVVARAAELKAEGANVIPVVASLTDEADVKRLVSETASAFGRIDIVVNLAGGLTVYKPSAEVCVDEWTREVNNNVLSAFLVTREVFPHMAKTGGGSIINFARAGHAQANMLPYNVAKAGVVALTRTFALEGKDAQIRVNAIGPGLVDTASNVAMMKPKDTSKWAKRDEIADVVVFLASPESIGVTGQVLDVTGWGFS; this is encoded by the coding sequence ATGGCCGGCAAACTCGCAGGCAAGGTCGCCATCGTCACCGGCGTCAGCCACGACGGCCAGGTCGGCCAAGCGGTCGCCAAGGCACTCGCGGCGGAAGGCGCCTCGCTCGCCGTCTGCGCCCGCACCAAGGACGACGTGGTCGCCCGCGCCGCCGAATTGAAGGCCGAGGGGGCAAACGTCATTCCCGTGGTCGCTTCGCTGACCGACGAGGCCGACGTGAAGCGCCTCGTCAGCGAGACGGCCTCCGCCTTCGGCCGCATCGACATCGTCGTCAATCTGGCGGGCGGCCTGACCGTCTACAAGCCGTCGGCCGAGGTCTGCGTCGATGAATGGACGCGGGAGGTAAACAACAACGTTTTGAGCGCCTTCCTCGTCACGCGCGAGGTCTTCCCGCACATGGCGAAGACCGGCGGCGGCTCTATCATCAACTTCGCGCGCGCGGGACACGCGCAAGCGAACATGCTCCCCTACAACGTGGCGAAGGCCGGCGTCGTCGCCCTTACCCGCACCTTCGCCCTGGAAGGCAAGGACGCGCAGATTCGCGTGAACGCGATCGGCCCCGGCCTCGTCGACACGGCCTCGAACGTCGCGATGATGAAGCCGAAGGACACCTCGAAGTGGGCGAAACGTGACGAGATCGCCGACGTCGTCGTGTTCCTCGCCTCGCCCGAATCTATCGGTGTGACAGGGCAGGTTCTGGATGTGACCGGCTGGGGCTTCAGCTGA